The bacterium region ATCCCAATACCCGCAGCCTGCGGATTCGCCTCGGCGGCGCAGCGCAGGAAGGCTCCGGAGCCGCAGCCGACTTCGAGAATGCGCAGCGGACTTCTTCTGGCCACCGTCTCCTGGATGAAGGTGCGCAAGAAGGGTTCGCTGACCCGCGACGCTCTGGCCACGAGGTCTCCGATCGCCGCCAGGTCATCGCCTCGTGCGGCTCCGCGCATTCTGGCCGCGGCGTTTCGATAGGCGGCGTTGTAGTAGGTGGCGTTGGCATGGATCATGGCCACCAGCGGATCCGCGTCGCTCGCTGCAAGATCTCGTGCGCGCTTTCCTCGAATCCTGTAGCGGCCATCCCGACAGGAGAGTTCGCCCACCGCGAGGCCCGTGTCGAGCAGGGCATCGAGGATCTCCGGGCGTTTCACGGCCAGCCGCTCCAATAGAATCTTCCGTGTGGGTCGATCGCGGAGCGCGTGCAGCAGTCCCGCCTCGCTGGCCGCGTGCAGGAAATGGAGACGGATCAATGTCTGGAGATCGCCCGTGAAACGAAACAGGGTGAGCGGGTTGGTCGCACGGAGCGTGGTGAGCAGATTGCGTAGCTTCATTTCGATTTGGTTCCCGAAGGGCGATCACTCGCGATGATCCCCTGGAAGTGCTGTTCGAGGAGCCTCCGTACGAATTCCACCATCGCTTCCACCGAGAACTCCGGCGCCATGAGACCTCCGATCAGTCCTGAATAGTAGAAGGACCAGAATGCTGCGGTGGCGTCCTGGCAGTCGATGTTCGCTCCGAGTTCGCCGCGTTCCTGTGCGATCGCGAAGAGTTCGGCGACACGTTCCAGGAAGTCTGCGAAGAGTTTCCGCATTTCGTCTGCGCCGGTTCCTTCCATGAGCGTGGATTCGCGCGCGAGAACTCTCGAGAGCGCGGGCCGTTGCGCATAGAAGGCATAGAGTCTCGTTGTCAGGTGGAGGAGTTGAGCCTGAAGATCGCCTTCGGGTAGCGTCGCGAGCCCGCGTCGTGTGACTTCACCGATGTCCTCGCGATAGCAGGCCACCAGAAGGGAGCCCTTGTCCGGGAAGTGTTTGAAGATCGTCCCGAGCCCAACACCTGCCCGCGTCGCGAGTTCGCGCATGGTGGTCTTCGCGAAGCCCTTCTGTTCGAAGAGTTCGGCGGCGCACTCTCGCACGATTCGTCGGGTCTCTTCTTTCTGACGCTGGCGATGGTTCGCTCTGTCGGGTGTGCTCGTGGGTTCTGTTGGCAGGCTCATGGAGGAGTGAACTCGATCATTCAGTGAACGTGTTCACTTACTGTAAATCATCCTCGGAAATTCTCAATCGTCGGATGCTCCGGTCGCTCAGAGAGGGTTCTGGTGCGAATGCGATCGGTGTTGTCAGGCCGGTGGGGCCTCGTCTCGCAGCACGCGTTCGAGGATCCAGCGTGCGGCGCCGGCGAGTTCGGTGCGTTTGGCCTCGGGGTCCTCGGCGTGGCCGATGGTCAGGGCCATTTCCTGAAGAACTCCGAACAACAGCGAACTGAGAGGGTCGGCCAGTTCGGGCGCGATTTCGCCTCGCTTTCCAGCCGAGCGCAGAATCGAACGGACCAGGCCACGGTGCAGTGGATACAGGATTTCTTGCCAGCGCTGATGGCCGAGTACAACTGGCCCGTCGAGCAGCACGATCTGACGGACGATTGGTTCGGAGAGGTGATCGAGCAGGATCTGCATTCCCGCCAACGCAAGACGGATCGAGCTTCGAGGACTCTGGCTGTCGCGCAAAGCAGTCGACGCGCGTTCGCGCGTGTCTTCCACGAGAGCGACTACTTCTTCGTCCAGCACGGCCGCAAACAGATCGCGTTTGTCGCGAAACTGGTGATAGAGCGCGCCCTTGGTCATGCGCGACTTGCGAGCGACTTCGTCTATGAAGGTCGCCTCATAACCGCGTTCACCGAACAGGCGTCTGGCCACCCGCACCAGACTGCGCCGGGTCCGGTCCGATTGCTGGGCCTTTTTCGACATGACCCGGCCGTCCGTGGATTTGACATCCATACCTGGAGTATGCATATTTTTCGCCATTAACATACCTCGAGTACGCGATTTATCGCCTATTTCAGGGATGTTACCAGAAGTGGTGATCGAGTCTAGTTGGAGCGGGTGGAAATGGATCTTCTCGAGCGAAGTGGTTTTCAGGACCCCGGTGCCGTGGACGCGCTCGCCGAACGCCTGCTCCGGCTCATGAGGGATACGTTCAATCGAACGGACCTCAGCTATACCGAACCGCTGCGCTATATGGATGCCGGTGCCGAAGCCGCGATCTACAGCTTCCAACTGAGCGACGTGGAAGGGGAGTTGGCTGGCCCCAAGGTTCTGCGCCTGCTTCGGGCTTCCGCGGACCCCCAGCAGGTCCGCCTCGAGTCTGCCGTGCACGGAGCCGTCGCTCAACTGGGTTTTCCCGTTCCCCGCTTTCTGCTCGCAGTGGTGGACCCCGCACCTCTGGGCGGCGCCTTTGCAGTAATGGAACGCATGCGCGGACGCATGCTGCTCGAAGAAGTTCGGCGGCCCGCGGAGTTGCTAAGCCGCCCGTTGCGCTTTCCCGTG contains the following coding sequences:
- a CDS encoding class I SAM-dependent methyltransferase, whose translation is MKLRNLLTTLRATNPLTLFRFTGDLQTLIRLHFLHAASEAGLLHALRDRPTRKILLERLAVKRPEILDALLDTGLAVGELSCRDGRYRIRGKRARDLAASDADPLVAMIHANATYYNAAYRNAAARMRGAARGDDLAAIGDLVARASRVSEPFLRTFIQETVARRSPLRILEVGCGSGAFLRCAAEANPQAAGIGIDVDSAAIEQARHNLAEWHLDNRFQAVLGDVRNPPPEVKGEFDLITLYNIIYYFPVEERLEFLRALRVRLSNTGTLALVSTVQGGGRDPMAANLNMVTSSLHGCTPLPELDDLIGLLNQAGFDQVRHAKLIPGSTLVGITAE
- a CDS encoding TetR/AcrR family transcriptional regulator: MSLPTEPTSTPDRANHRQRQKEETRRIVRECAAELFEQKGFAKTTMRELATRAGVGLGTIFKHFPDKGSLLVACYREDIGEVTRRGLATLPEGDLQAQLLHLTTRLYAFYAQRPALSRVLARESTLMEGTGADEMRKLFADFLERVAELFAIAQERGELGANIDCQDATAAFWSFYYSGLIGGLMAPEFSVEAMVEFVRRLLEQHFQGIIASDRPSGTKSK
- a CDS encoding TetR/AcrR family transcriptional regulator, with product MSKKAQQSDRTRRSLVRVARRLFGERGYEATFIDEVARKSRMTKGALYHQFRDKRDLFAAVLDEEVVALVEDTRERASTALRDSQSPRSSIRLALAGMQILLDHLSEPIVRQIVLLDGPVVLGHQRWQEILYPLHRGLVRSILRSAGKRGEIAPELADPLSSLLFGVLQEMALTIGHAEDPEAKRTELAGAARWILERVLRDEAPPA